The Rhinolophus ferrumequinum isolate MPI-CBG mRhiFer1 chromosome 19, mRhiFer1_v1.p, whole genome shotgun sequence genome has a segment encoding these proteins:
- the LOC117011942 gene encoding LOW QUALITY PROTEIN: proliferating cell nuclear antigen-like (The sequence of the model RefSeq protein was modified relative to this genomic sequence to represent the inferred CDS: inserted 1 base in 1 codon) produces the protein MFEMRLVQGSILEALKDLINEACWDISSSSVNLQSMDXTLRSKGFHTYHCDHNLAMGVNVTSMSKILKCASNEDIITLRAEDNVNMLTFVFEAPNQENLSDYEMKLIDLDVEQLGIPEQEYSCVVKMPSGEFARVCRDLSHIGDGIVISCAKDGVKFSASGELGNGNIKLSQTSNVDKEEMNEPVQLTFALRYLNFFTKATSLSPTITLSMSADVPLVVEYKIADMGHLKYYLAPKIEDEVGS, from the exons ATGTTCGAGATGCGCCTGGTCCAGGGCTCCATCCTAGAGGCACTTAAGGACCTCATCAACGAGGCCTGCTGGGACATCAGCTCTAGCAGCGTGAACTTGCAGAGCATGG TCACCCTGCGCTCCAAGGGCTTCCACACGTACCACTGCGACCACAACCTGGCCATGGGTGTGAACGTTACTAGCATGTCCAAAATCCTAAAGTGTGCCAGCAATGAAGACATCATTACACTAAGGGCTGAAGATAATGTGAACATGTTGACATTCGTTTTTGAAGCTCCAAATCAAGAAAATCTTTCAGACTATGAAATGAAGTTAATTGATTTAGATGTTGAACAACTTGGGATTCCAGAACAAGAATATAGCTGTGTTGTAAAGATGCCTTCTGGTGAATTTGCACGTGTATGCCGAGATCTCAGTCATATTGGAGATGGTATTGTAATTTCCTGTGCAAAGGATGGAGTGAAATTTTCTGCAAGTGGAGAACTTGGAAACGGAAATATTAAGTTGTCACAAACAAGTAATGTCGATAAAGAAGAGATGAATGAGCCAGTTCAGCTAACTTTTGCACTGAGATACCTGAACTTCTTTACAAAAGCCACTTCACTCTCTCCTACAATAACACTCAGTATGTCTGCAGATGTACCCCTTGTTGTAGAATATAAAATTGCTGATATGGGACATTTAAAGTACTATCTGGCTCCCAAGATCGAGGATGAAGTAGGATCTTAG